The following DNA comes from Hahella chejuensis KCTC 2396.
AACACGATGCGTTAAACCGTCTGAGCAAAGTGATCGATCCTCAGGGCGGCGAGACCCTGTACGCTTACGATGCGGTGGGTAACCGTGAGAGCGTGACGCAAGCCAACGGGCAAACCACCGCCTATGTCTACGACGCTCTGAACCGACTGACGCGTCAGACCACGACGGATGCGGCGGACAATGTCATCGCCGACTACCGTTACACCCTGCACAGCACGGGGAGACGGGAACAAATCGAAGAGCTGCATAACGGCCGGGTGTCGACCTATACCTACGACGCTCTGTATCGCCTGACGCATGACGCCATCAGCGATCCGGTCAATGGTGACTACAGCGCGGAATACCGTTTCGACAACGTCGGCAACCGCATCTACAGCATCATCGACGGCGTGCACACCGCCTACAGCTATGACGACAATGACCGCCTGACGCAACAGGGCGGCGTCACCTACGCGTATGACGCCAACGGCAATACGCTGACGGAAACCGAAGACGGTCTGGTCACCGCTCGTTACACCTACAGCGCGAAGAACAAACTCCTCGCGGTAACCAAAGCGGGCGAGACCACGAACTTCGGTTATAACCCGGACGGCATTCGCACACGAAAAGCGGGAAGCGGCGCAACCACCGACTTTATCGTCGACCAGAACCGCGATTACGCCCAGGTGCTGCAAGAAGTCGTCAACGGCGCTAAACAATTCAGCTACGTCTACGGCGACGACCTGCTAAGCCAGGCAAGAGCCAGCGACGTCAGCTACTATGTCTACGACGGCCAAGGCTCCGTCCGCTCTTTAACAAACCAGGCCGGCGTCCAAACCGACAGCTACCACTACGACGCCTTCGGCATCCTGCTGCACAGCGAAGGAGGCACCCCGAACAGCTACCTGTACACCGGAGAGCAATACGATGCATCGCTGGATCAGTATTACCTAAGGGCGAGGTATTACGACCAGAACCAGGGGCGGTTTACGCAGATGGATACGTGGATGGGGATTAACTCTGATCCTGTTACGTTGCATAAGTACTTGTATGCTAATGCTGATCCGGTTGGTCATATTGATCCGACAGGGAATATGTCTCTAGAAGGGCATATGGCTGGAATAGGTGTTATGGGGACACTGCTAACCCTTACACTGAATCAGTATCAAGTTGGGCAGAGCTTCGCTAATGGGAGATCTTTAGCTGGAGGTAGGTATACTGATCAGGAAATTGGCTGGCTTACACTTGCCTCATCATCTCCTAAGCTAATGAGTTTAATTAGTGTCAAAGCTAAAACGAAGGATAACAGCCAAAAAATAGTTCCTTTGGCAAGAGCCGTTGAAGATGTAGAACTTGCAAGTTTATATACATGCAATTGTTTTGCTCTTGGTCCCAACATGTGGCCTAAACAATTTTTTAATACAGTTGGGGAGGCGCATAAATTTGGAGGTGATTATTTGCTCGGTAAACTCAAAATAGAGCGTTATCATATAGTTGAGGTGTCAATATCTGAGAGTATGCGGAGGGAGCTTCGTGATAGCTATGAACCGGGCATTGGGCCAATAGTTGAAGTGCCTAATGAACTTCTGCCTGCATTTAATGCAGATATGAAACTTCATGGTGGGTGGACTTACACTTCAACTCATCCATGAACAAGCTGACCACGCTGGTGAATATCTATGGATAAAAAGCAAGTTGACGAATTGTTGCGTAAGGTTAAAGAGCAAGAATCGACAAGACATATTCATGTGCCATATAGAGAACGAATGGGGGGGGAACCCGACTTTGAAGTGAGTTATAAGCTTGCAATTGACCCGAAGTTGGAAGGAATTAAGGTAGCGCAAGGGATGCGATCAGATTTCCTTTACGATGGTGATGATCCATTGTCAGATGGTATACATATAATTTGGCCGGAATTTTTAGACAAAAGTGGTGAGGTAATCCGGGATAAAAATATAGAGCCTCCTGAAGAAGGTATGGCGCTAATGTGGATTATGTCACCTGAATCTAGAGAAAAGTTTCATAGAGATAGAATTAAGGTGGGTACTAAAGGCTATTGGGTTGTTGGGGCTAAGAGGCTAGCAAAGGTAACGGTGACGAAAATAATTGGTTTATATGAAGAAAAGATGTAGATAAAGGGTAAGGACAGAGCGGGACAGAATATATCAAACTAGTCGACGGAGCGGTCATCACTCC
Coding sequences within:
- a CDS encoding RHS repeat domain-containing protein produces the protein MIDPQGGETLYAYDAVGNRESVTQANGQTTAYVYDALNRLTRQTTTDAADNVIADYRYTLHSTGRREQIEELHNGRVSTYTYDALYRLTHDAISDPVNGDYSAEYRFDNVGNRIYSIIDGVHTAYSYDDNDRLTQQGGVTYAYDANGNTLTETEDGLVTARYTYSAKNKLLAVTKAGETTNFGYNPDGIRTRKAGSGATTDFIVDQNRDYAQVLQEVVNGAKQFSYVYGDDLLSQARASDVSYYVYDGQGSVRSLTNQAGVQTDSYHYDAFGILLHSEGGTPNSYLYTGEQYDASLDQYYLRARYYDQNQGRFTQMDTWMGINSDPVTLHKYLYANADPVGHIDPTGNMSLEGHMAGIGVMGTLLTLTLNQYQVGQSFANGRSLAGGRYTDQEIGWLTLASSSPKLMSLISVKAKTKDNSQKIVPLARAVEDVELASLYTCNCFALGPNMWPKQFFNTVGEAHKFGGDYLLGKLKIERYHIVEVSISESMRRELRDSYEPGIGPIVEVPNELLPAFNADMKLHGGWTYTSTHP